From the Erythrolamprus reginae isolate rEryReg1 unplaced genomic scaffold, rEryReg1.hap1 scaffold_364, whole genome shotgun sequence genome, one window contains:
- the LOC139156171 gene encoding cocaine- and amphetamine-regulated transcript protein-like: protein MIGVRLATVALLCLFFLVWGEPDGQGTSLKHTYPAHEKELLDELQEVLDKLQHKKVSHWEKKFNQVPKCSFGDPCAVRKGPRIGKLCDCPRRASCNAFLLKCLSERGKKFELLGLLFCNCN from the exons ATGATTGGGGTCCGTTTGGCTACCGTGGCCCTTCTCTGCCTCTTCTTCCTGGTTTGGGGAGAGCCAGATGGCCAAGGGACATCGCTCAAACACACGTACCCGGCGCATGAGAAGGAGCTG TTGGATGAACTTCAGGAAGTGTTGGATAAACTGCAGCACAAGAAAGTCTCGCATTGGGAGAAGAAATTCAACCAAGTGCCCAAG TGTTCCTTCGGAGACCCCTGCGCCGTCCGGAAAGGCCCCCGTATCGGCAAACTCTGCGATTGCCCCCGAAGAGCCAGCTGCAATGCTTTCCTTCTCAAATGCTT aAGCGAGCGTGGAAAAAAATTTGAATTATTAGGATTATTATTTTGCAATTGCAATTGA